The proteins below are encoded in one region of Anguilla anguilla isolate fAngAng1 chromosome 3, fAngAng1.pri, whole genome shotgun sequence:
- the nox1 gene encoding NADPH oxidase 1: MGNWIINNGLSALILVVWMGINIFLFVYFYLFYDLGERFYYTRHILGAALAWARAPAAVLNFNCLLILLPVCRNLLSLLRGSFMCCGRSMRKQLDKNLTFHKLVAYMIGLMTAVHTVAHLLNMEWFNKSRRGEYDELSTALSSLGGDGDDDDDDETYLNPIRSINTTPTHVVFTTIAGVTGVIITLALILIITSSMEVIRRSYFEVFWYTHHLFIIFFAGLVIHGAGRIVRSQTVTDPPHNYSFCKDRVEDWGKIKECPIPQFAGGFPQTWMWVIGPMILYLCERILRFIRYTQTVRYRKIVIRPSKVLELQLVKAGFKMEVGQYVFLNCPSISQLEWHPFTMTSAPEEDFFSVHIRSVGDWTQQLISMVEQLPEGAQGPKMAVDGPFGTASEDVFDYEVSMLVGAGIGVTPFASILKSIWYKFKESNPKLRTRKIYFYWLCRETHAFEWFADLLQVLEKEMEERGMGNFLTYKLFLTGWDYSHTAHVMVHFDEDKDVVTGLKQKTHYGRPNWDREFEQIAKENPTSVVGTFLCGPEALAKTLEKKCIKYSDVDPRKIKFYFNKENF; the protein is encoded by the exons GGTTTTACTACACGCGCCATATTCTAGGG GCTGCGCTTGCCTGGGCTCGAGCGCCCGCGGCCGTTCTCAACTTCAACTGCCTCCTGATCCTGCTCCCAGTTTGCCGCAATCTGCTCTCTCTTTTACGTGGTTCCTTCATG tgctgtGGGCGATCAATGAGAAAACAGCTGGATAAAAATCTCACTTTCCACAAATTGGTGGCATACATGATTGGCCTGATGACAG CTGTGCACACCGTGGCCCATTTGCTCAACATGGAGTGGTTCAACAAGAGCAGACGGGGAGAGTACGACGAGCTGAGCACAGCCCTCTCTAGCCTGGGCGGCGACggcgacgacgacgacgacgacgagaCCTACTTGAATCCCATTCGCTCCATCAACACC ACACCCACCCATGTGGTGTTTACCACCATCGCTGGGGTCACAGGAGTCATCATCACCTTAGCGCTCATCCTCATAATCACTTCCTCCATGGAAGTCATCCGCCGCAGCTACTTTGAGGTCTTCTGGTACACCCACCACctcttcatcatcttcttcgCAGGGCTAGTCATCCATGGAGCTGG GCGAATTGTGAGAAGTCAAACTGTCACAGACCCACCACACAATTACTCCTTCTGCAAAGACCGGGTAGAGGACTGGGGGAAGATAAAGGAATGTCCCATTCCACAGTTTGCAGGAGGTTTCCCACAG ACCTGGATGTGGGTGATCGGTCCCATGATCCTCTACCTTTGTGAGCGCATCTTGCGCTTCATCCGCTACACGCAGACCGTCAGGTACAGGAAG ATTGTGATCCGTCCGTCCAAGGTGCTGGAGCTCCAGCTGGTGAAGGCAGGTTTCAAGATGGAGGTGGGCCAGTATGTTTTCCTCAACTGCCCCTCCATCTCCCAGCTGGAGTGGCACCCCTTTACCATGACCTCTGCTCCTGAGGAGGACTTCTTCAGCGTGCACATCCGATCTGTGGGGGACTGGACCCAACAACTCATCAGCATGGTGGAACAGCTACCGGAGGGTGCCCAGGGACCTAA AATGGCTGTGGACGGACCCTTTGGTACTGCCAGTGAGGACGTGTTTGACTATGAGGTCAGCATGCTGGTTGGTGCTGGCATTGGCGTGACACCTTTTGCTTCCATTCTGAAGTCCATCTGGTACAAGTTCAAAGAGTCAAACCCAAAGTTGCGCACAAGAAAG ATCTACTTCTATTGGTTGTGCAGAGAGACACATGCCTTTGAGTGGTTTGCAGACCTTTTACAGGTGCTGGAGAAGgaaatggaggagagaggaatggGGAACTTCCTCACCTACAAACTCTTCCTCACTGGATGGGACTACAGCCAC ACGGCTCATGTCATGGTTCACTTTGATGAAGACAAGGACGTTGTGACGGGCCTCAAACAGAAGACCCACTATGGGAGGCCTAACTGGGATCGGGAATTTGAACAGATCGCCAAGGAGAACCCCAC GTCGGTGGTTGGCACATTCCTGTGTGGGCCTGAGGCACTGGCAAAGACCCTAGAGAAAAAATGCATCAAGTACTCAGACGTGGATCCTCGaaaaataaagttctacttcAACAAGGAGAATTTCTGA